In the Candidatus Dormiibacterota bacterium genome, CAGCGAGGTCGAGCAGATCTGCGACCGGCTGGCCGTGGTGGACCACGGCCGGGTGATCGCGACCGGAACGATGGCGCAGATCCTGGGACAGGACGGGGCCGTTCGAGTCCGCGTGACGGGGCTAGCGGCAGCCGGTCGTTCCGGGCTTGGCGCGTTCGGGAACCTCGAGGACGAGGGCGAATGGCTGACCTTCCGTGGCCTTTCCCCGGATCGGGTACCCGATCTCGTCAGTGAGATGGTCCGCCTGGGCGGCCGCGTCTATGCCGTCGAGCCGCGACACGAGACGCTCGAGGACCGCTTCCTCCAGCTCCTGAAGGAGCAGGACCAATGAGACAGGTTCTGACGATCGCCCGGCTCACGATCCTGGAGGCATCACGCCGCAAGCTGCTGCTCGCCCTTGGTGCGCTGACGGTCGTCGTGATCGTGCTCACCAGCTGGGGCTTCAGCCGGCTGCCGACGATGAAAGACGTGACGCCCGCGCAGGTTCGGCTGGCGTCGTCGCAGCTGACAATCCTGGTCGCCTTCATGTTCAGCGGCGTGCTCGCGCTCGGGTCGACCCTGGTGGCGGCGCCGAGCATTGCCAGCGATATCGAGTCGGGGATCGCGCTCGCCATCCTGCCGCGGCCCATTCGACGCAGCCAGCTCCTCATGGGCAAATGGCTCGGGCTCGCGCTGCTTGTCACGCTCTACGCCGCGGGGAGCGGGCTGCTCGAACTGCTCGGGATCTGGCTCGCAACGGGTTATACGCCACCGAACCCGATCGCGGCACTGACCTTCGTCGCCGCAGAAGGCATCGTGTTGATGACGCTCGCCCTCTTGCTCAGCACGCGCCTGGCGCCCATGACGGGTGGAGTGATCGCGCTGGTGTTCTTCTTCGTTGCCTGGATCGGCGGCATCGCGCTGGCGATCGGCCAGGGATTCGGCAACGACACCATCATCAACATCGGCGTCGGCAGCCGGCTGCTGATCCCGACCGACGGGCTCTGGCACGGGGCGATCTTCTACCTGGAGCCGTCAGAAGTCCTGGCCGCGGGCCGGGCGGTGGGGCGCGCGCGAGCGGCAAATC is a window encoding:
- a CDS encoding ABC transporter permease, encoding MRQVLTIARLTILEASRRKLLLALGALTVVVIVLTSWGFSRLPTMKDVTPAQVRLASSQLTILVAFMFSGVLALGSTLVAAPSIASDIESGIALAILPRPIRRSQLLMGKWLGLALLVTLYAAGSGLLELLGIWLATGYTPPNPIAALTFVAAEGIVLMTLALLLSTRLAPMTGGVIALVFFFVAWIGGIALAIGQGFGNDTIINIGVGSRLLIPTDGLWHGAIFYLEPSEVLAAGRAVGRARAANPFFADQPPPVIYVAWVVAWLGGLLALANLSFAKRDL